The following are encoded in a window of Cryobacterium sp. CG_9.6 genomic DNA:
- a CDS encoding thymidine kinase has product MAKLYFRYGAMNSGKSTSMLQAAYNYEERGHRVLLAKPSVDTKGDRGILSRLGVTRAVDYLLTPETDALATFQQHRAQVLRESGLDVSALLLDEAQFLTETQVDDLLRIAILENVPVLAYGIRTDFQTVAFPGSRRLLEVSHSLEELKTICRCGRKAVFNGRKIDGVYVFDGDQVAIDGAEVTYESLCGSCYLEESHGVLNTRSRA; this is encoded by the coding sequence ATGGCGAAACTCTACTTTCGCTATGGTGCGATGAACAGTGGCAAGAGCACCTCCATGCTCCAGGCTGCATACAACTACGAGGAGCGCGGGCACCGAGTGCTGCTCGCCAAACCGTCCGTTGATACCAAGGGGGACCGTGGCATCCTGTCTCGGCTTGGCGTGACACGCGCTGTTGACTACCTCTTAACTCCGGAAACGGATGCCCTCGCCACGTTTCAGCAGCACCGCGCTCAGGTCCTCCGTGAATCCGGTCTAGATGTGAGCGCTCTGCTGCTTGATGAGGCGCAGTTCCTCACCGAAACGCAGGTTGATGACCTGCTGCGGATCGCCATTCTCGAAAACGTCCCCGTGTTGGCGTACGGCATTCGCACGGACTTTCAAACGGTGGCTTTTCCGGGCAGTCGGCGCCTACTCGAGGTCTCGCACAGCCTGGAAGAACTCAAGACAATCTGCCGGTGCGGGCGCAAAGCAGTGTTCAACGGACGCAAGATTGACGGCGTCTACGTGTTCGATGGCGACCAGGTGGCCATCGATGGCGCCGAGGTCACCTACGAATCGCTCTGCGGATCGTGTTACCTCGAAGAAAGCCACGGTGTTCTCAATACCCGAAGCCGGGCCTAA
- a CDS encoding CPBP family intramembrane metalloprotease has translation MSTVGTPRGFDARRCLTDATAGVVLASVLLVLTGLSAPLFWVTDAHLRELLSYLLVWLPLLGAVAAAWRWHGFALALALALKLRPLDLVWGLSIGLLARLVATSAEALGYGHISSGTVTFGETVYDAWWIFGTALAPVLIAPVIEEIFFRGLLLRSLLGSIRASNGGARTSVVISIVVSALTFALVHTLTASTVTGALVVGISTFVFGILAALLTVETGRLGGAIIAHMTFNAIVIVPALLTT, from the coding sequence ATGAGCACAGTCGGGACACCCCGAGGATTCGATGCCCGCCGCTGCCTCACTGATGCCACGGCCGGTGTCGTGCTCGCCAGTGTGCTACTTGTGCTTACGGGGTTATCCGCCCCACTTTTCTGGGTAACTGACGCGCATCTGCGTGAGCTACTGAGCTATTTGCTTGTCTGGCTTCCACTCCTGGGGGCCGTGGCTGCGGCATGGCGCTGGCACGGGTTCGCACTCGCACTCGCACTCGCACTGAAGCTTCGACCACTCGATCTCGTCTGGGGCCTGTCAATTGGGTTGCTCGCGCGCCTGGTTGCCACCAGCGCAGAAGCTTTGGGCTATGGACACATTTCCTCGGGAACGGTGACATTCGGCGAGACCGTCTACGACGCCTGGTGGATATTCGGCACCGCGCTGGCTCCCGTCTTGATCGCGCCTGTTATAGAAGAAATTTTCTTTCGTGGGCTGCTGCTGCGCTCCCTGCTCGGCTCGATTCGAGCGTCGAATGGAGGGGCGAGGACATCGGTGGTGATCTCGATTGTGGTCAGTGCATTAACCTTCGCACTCGTACATACCCTCACCGCGAGCACCGTGACTGGCGCACTCGTGGTGGGTATTTCGACGTTTGTTTTCGGAATCTTGGCGGCCCTGCTCACCGTGGAGACCGGTCGCCTCGGCGGGGCGATCATTGCCCACATGACCTTTAATGCGATCGTGATCGTTCCGGCTCTTCTCACCACGTAG
- a CDS encoding ATP-binding protein — protein MTLGLPGHLVQSELARALARAAHGFGLICLTGALGAVIVLSATEAGTTLPITIAVMLAMAGLLVLVTRRRSLLMSLSYLIIGTLCIYVFTDTVLSAPESFSASTLFLLALPKMALVMVAGAGSGLLVGVLWSTAGFVLAEAAGLLAVVHADVSVGRDFFTVTAYVALTVALLLAGLGHRRGALAQPALLRAARNDASSQLRHSLDNRSIAVLNDTVINQLVGLSLSSPGVVSPHLQAGLRTTLHTLRDTAWLSEGDPHAPGTGVLAASALFAAVDRCRTAGLTIEVNGDIDSLDRLTSSADRELALAVEQCLGNVLRHAGTIAAEVSVENDSESVSIMVADAGRGFTLSGSGSGRLGLRQSVRRRIDRLGGSVTIWTRPGAGTTVRLTVPAGDLAVPAPTVRGRQ, from the coding sequence ATGACTCTTGGATTACCGGGACACCTGGTGCAGTCCGAGCTCGCCCGCGCCCTCGCCCGTGCCGCGCATGGCTTTGGTCTGATTTGTCTCACCGGGGCCCTCGGAGCTGTCATCGTCTTGAGTGCCACCGAGGCCGGGACCACACTGCCCATCACAATCGCCGTGATGCTCGCTATGGCTGGCCTTCTTGTGCTTGTCACACGCCGCCGCAGCCTCCTCATGTCCCTCAGCTATCTGATCATCGGAACACTGTGTATTTACGTGTTCACCGATACCGTCTTGAGCGCGCCAGAGAGCTTTTCGGCGTCCACGCTCTTTCTGCTGGCTCTGCCCAAGATGGCGCTGGTTATGGTGGCCGGCGCCGGATCCGGACTTCTGGTGGGGGTGCTGTGGAGCACGGCGGGCTTTGTCCTGGCCGAGGCGGCGGGACTCCTTGCGGTTGTTCATGCGGACGTGAGCGTTGGCCGGGATTTCTTCACGGTGACGGCCTACGTGGCGCTCACGGTAGCGCTGCTCCTGGCCGGGCTTGGACACCGTCGAGGTGCGCTTGCGCAGCCGGCATTGCTGCGCGCCGCACGAAACGATGCGTCCAGCCAGCTGCGACACTCGCTTGACAACCGGTCGATCGCCGTGCTGAACGACACGGTCATCAATCAACTGGTGGGCCTGTCATTGTCATCGCCCGGGGTTGTCTCTCCACACCTGCAGGCGGGGCTGCGCACCACGCTCCACACGCTTCGAGACACCGCCTGGCTCTCCGAAGGCGACCCGCATGCGCCCGGCACCGGAGTGCTTGCGGCCAGCGCGCTGTTTGCGGCCGTCGACCGCTGCCGCACCGCTGGCCTCACCATTGAGGTGAACGGGGACATCGACTCGCTTGATCGCCTCACCTCATCGGCCGACCGCGAACTTGCGCTGGCGGTGGAGCAGTGCCTCGGAAACGTTCTGCGGCACGCCGGCACGATCGCGGCCGAGGTCAGCGTGGAGAACGACTCCGAGAGCGTCTCCATCATGGTGGCGGATGCCGGCCGCGGGTTCACTCTGTCGGGATCGGGGAGCGGGCGACTCGGGTTACGCCAGTCCGTGCGGCGCCGTATTGATCGCCTCGGAGGGTCCGTGACCATTTGGACGCGCCCCGGGGCTGGCACCACCGTGCGGCTGACCGTTCCCGCAGGTGACCTCGCCGTTCCTGCGCCCACGGTGCGGGGAAGGCAATGA
- a CDS encoding ATP-dependent DNA ligase, whose protein sequence is MGKLIYDSSLTADFDDRVLAHIQLVIGTKLRRGESFYFSWRDDPLAGGGRSTIWLHPSIPLAYKYFGSRLPALNREWIEALSLSANSSAGLQIVPEPIAT, encoded by the coding sequence ATGGGCAAACTGATCTACGACTCAAGCCTGACGGCTGATTTCGACGATCGAGTCCTTGCCCACATTCAGCTCGTGATCGGAACAAAACTTCGACGTGGGGAAAGCTTCTACTTCTCGTGGCGTGACGACCCCCTCGCCGGCGGTGGGCGCAGCACAATCTGGCTCCACCCAAGCATCCCCCTGGCCTACAAGTATTTTGGCAGCCGCCTTCCTGCCCTCAATCGCGAGTGGATTGAAGCTCTCTCACTGTCGGCAAATTCTTCTGCGGGGCTGCAGATCGTTCCGGAGCCGATCGCCACGTAG
- a CDS encoding ATP-binding protein has translation MSTVTTEAQLRVDDREPDPVADGARDRLARLMYAAVGGGAIIFGALSLQPFLAQAHRPSLGVSWLAWLLVCGLPIVSALLSRRAPHSVLRALALVHGAVLLSALVGWLILGAQALPQEVGSPWILLFVGVACVAIAVAERAYLVWVFVVVACTLSGLVRAVTTPNVRPALIGVEDGLYSLLVISVFIGFTLAFRRSARWVEVAVRLSAVADARAASRNARVRERQMIDALVHDSVISILLVAGLGRADMAVISGQAAATLSKLDALSGPIEFEMVPRSSVWLRLQALTAQLAPTAILRTELHLERMIPLGVGEAVLGAVGEALRNSVASAGVGHRHRVTRRVTVRPAGGGIQVLVTDDGAGFEPSLVPAERLGITQSIVGRMQRVNGGSAVVSSRPGRGTEVVITWLPPAAITALPLLAIQTSDTAAGHDDTTERPLTTPRPVTLPGTLGLSTPLARSVLALFIGLHAIFAFADTERVWLSLDRVGEVLALLTVSAAAVWIMLPAQDPFPRLRTVGILALCGVSASIMFLQVSPLDGRLFAHWQLGAVTLVLVVLVARGRQGWAWVGYAALAVATILWALAYGMPLADSVNLVMQNAGTLMVGSLFAVGLRRSARSLTLLVRERGTRASAEATSSAEVEEREMQLARVNALARPALERLMQATPLSPAEEAECLLVEASLRDAIRARSLFVEPIISATRAARSRGVEVTLLDDSGDSALTDVKVLAQLVAHELNDLKFGRFTVRILPAARVELATIVVESVEHRMMIVASDGSTSDA, from the coding sequence GTGTCCACGGTAACGACCGAGGCGCAGCTGCGCGTCGATGACAGGGAGCCTGATCCCGTGGCCGACGGTGCCCGGGACCGGTTAGCCCGCCTGATGTACGCCGCTGTGGGCGGTGGAGCCATCATCTTCGGCGCTCTCTCCCTGCAACCGTTCCTCGCGCAGGCACACCGTCCCTCGCTGGGAGTGTCGTGGCTTGCCTGGCTGCTGGTGTGTGGGCTCCCGATCGTCTCGGCACTGCTGTCCCGCCGAGCACCGCACTCCGTTCTGCGTGCCCTCGCTCTGGTGCACGGAGCGGTGCTGTTAAGCGCTCTAGTGGGATGGCTCATTCTGGGCGCTCAGGCGCTGCCGCAGGAAGTCGGAAGTCCGTGGATACTCCTGTTTGTGGGCGTGGCGTGCGTGGCCATAGCCGTGGCCGAGCGTGCCTATCTGGTGTGGGTTTTCGTTGTCGTGGCCTGCACACTCAGCGGACTCGTGCGCGCCGTCACCACCCCCAACGTGCGGCCCGCGCTCATTGGCGTGGAAGACGGCCTGTATTCGCTTCTGGTCATCAGCGTGTTCATTGGTTTTACTCTCGCGTTCCGCCGGAGCGCCCGGTGGGTGGAGGTAGCCGTTCGGCTGTCTGCGGTGGCCGATGCTCGAGCCGCGTCTCGAAACGCGCGAGTCCGAGAACGGCAGATGATCGATGCGCTGGTGCACGACAGTGTCATCTCGATCCTGCTGGTCGCGGGTCTCGGGCGCGCGGATATGGCGGTCATCTCCGGCCAGGCCGCCGCCACGCTCAGCAAGCTGGACGCCCTCAGTGGGCCGATTGAATTTGAGATGGTGCCGCGCTCGAGTGTGTGGTTGCGTCTTCAGGCTCTCACTGCCCAGCTGGCTCCAACGGCAATCCTGCGCACCGAGCTCCACCTGGAACGAATGATTCCGCTCGGGGTTGGTGAGGCCGTTCTGGGCGCTGTCGGGGAGGCGCTTCGTAATTCCGTGGCATCGGCCGGCGTGGGGCACCGGCACCGGGTCACGCGTCGAGTCACCGTGCGACCTGCGGGAGGCGGCATCCAGGTGCTCGTGACCGATGATGGTGCTGGGTTCGAGCCGTCACTCGTGCCCGCCGAGCGACTCGGCATCACCCAGAGCATCGTTGGCCGCATGCAGCGCGTGAATGGGGGGTCCGCCGTCGTGAGCTCCCGCCCCGGTCGCGGTACCGAGGTGGTGATTACCTGGCTTCCCCCCGCTGCGATCACCGCGTTACCGCTGCTTGCGATACAGACGTCGGACACGGCGGCGGGACACGATGACACCACCGAGAGGCCACTCACCACCCCTCGCCCCGTGACTCTCCCGGGGACTCTGGGGCTGTCCACCCCGCTGGCGCGCAGTGTGCTCGCCCTGTTCATCGGGCTTCACGCGATTTTCGCCTTCGCGGATACCGAACGGGTCTGGCTCTCCCTCGACCGTGTGGGAGAGGTCCTGGCTCTTCTCACGGTGTCGGCGGCTGCGGTGTGGATTATGTTGCCGGCCCAAGATCCGTTTCCTCGTCTCCGAACCGTCGGCATCCTCGCCCTCTGTGGGGTCAGTGCCAGCATTATGTTCCTGCAGGTATCCCCGCTCGATGGGCGACTGTTCGCGCACTGGCAGCTCGGGGCGGTGACTCTCGTTCTTGTTGTTCTCGTGGCACGTGGCCGACAGGGCTGGGCGTGGGTGGGCTACGCGGCGCTCGCCGTGGCTACCATTCTCTGGGCGCTGGCCTACGGTATGCCGCTCGCGGACAGCGTGAATCTGGTCATGCAGAATGCCGGAACCCTGATGGTTGGTTCCCTCTTTGCGGTGGGGCTCCGTCGCTCTGCTCGCAGTCTCACCCTGCTCGTTCGCGAGCGCGGCACTCGGGCGTCCGCTGAAGCCACGAGCAGCGCTGAAGTGGAGGAACGTGAGATGCAGCTGGCGCGAGTGAACGCGCTGGCTCGTCCTGCTCTCGAACGGCTGATGCAGGCCACCCCGCTCAGTCCCGCGGAGGAGGCCGAATGTCTGCTGGTCGAGGCAAGCCTGCGCGACGCTATCCGCGCACGGAGCCTTTTCGTGGAACCGATCATTTCCGCGACACGCGCCGCGCGGTCCCGCGGCGTCGAGGTGACCCTGCTCGATGACAGCGGCGATTCAGCGCTCACCGATGTAAAGGTTTTGGCCCAGCTCGTGGCTCACGAACTGAATGACTTGAAATTCGGCCGCTTCACCGTTCGGATTCTCCCCGCTGCACGCGTCGAACTGGCAACAATCGTGGTGGAGTCGGTTGAGCATCGCATGATGATTGTAGCCAGCGATGGAAGCACCTCCGACGCCTAA
- a CDS encoding response regulator transcription factor has protein sequence MYRYRVALIDDHEIVARGFAELFSTIHNIHVVATVATVSELLEKTPPEEKIDLVILDLRLSDGSTVSSNVHRLRERGADVLAFTGGDDAQLMRSAARSGVLGVVRKSEPANVLLDVVARAAVGETIASTDWAAALDGDPELSDAALSPRERQVLSLYAAGAKAPLVASRTGLSESTVIDYIRRVRSKYERVGRPANTKIDLYKRALEDGILPIPGHP, from the coding sequence ATGTACCGCTACAGAGTGGCCTTGATCGATGACCACGAGATCGTCGCACGCGGATTTGCCGAACTCTTCTCAACGATCCACAACATTCACGTTGTGGCCACCGTCGCCACCGTTTCGGAACTCCTCGAGAAGACTCCTCCCGAGGAAAAGATTGACCTCGTCATCCTCGACCTTCGCCTCTCCGACGGCTCGACGGTGTCGAGCAACGTTCATCGCCTGCGGGAACGCGGAGCCGACGTGCTGGCCTTCACCGGTGGGGACGATGCACAGCTGATGCGCTCCGCGGCTCGATCGGGTGTGCTGGGCGTCGTTCGCAAGTCGGAACCAGCCAACGTTCTCCTTGATGTTGTTGCACGCGCCGCCGTGGGAGAGACGATAGCGTCAACCGACTGGGCTGCGGCCCTGGACGGCGACCCGGAGCTGTCCGATGCCGCTCTGAGCCCCCGTGAGCGTCAGGTGCTTTCTCTGTACGCGGCCGGAGCCAAAGCGCCCCTGGTCGCGTCGCGGACGGGATTGTCCGAGTCCACGGTGATTGACTACATCCGTCGCGTGCGGTCAAAATATGAGCGGGTGGGACGGCCAGCGAACACCAAGATCGATCTGTATAAGCGGGCGCTCGAGGACGGGATTCTGCCCATACCCGGGCATCCATGA